The Canis lupus dingo isolate Sandy chromosome 11, ASM325472v2, whole genome shotgun sequence genome includes a region encoding these proteins:
- the SPAAR gene encoding small regulatory polypeptide of amino acid response: METAVIGVVAVLLVVTVAITCLLCCFSCDSRAQDPQGGPGHSFTVATFRQEASLFTGPGHHAQPTTGARDFWTFM; the protein is encoded by the coding sequence ATGGAAACAGCCGTGATTGGAGTGGTGGCAGTGCTGCTTGTGGTCACCGTAGCCATCACCTGCCTCCTCTGCTGCTTCAGCTGTGACTCGAGGGCCCAGGATCCTCAGGGGGGCCCTGGCCACAGCTTCACGGTGGCCACCTTTCGCCAGGAGGCTTCTCTCTTCACAGGGCCGGGTCACCATGCCCAGCCGACGACGGGTGCCCGGGACTTCTGGACCTTCATGTGA